In Amycolatopsis sp. EV170708-02-1, the following are encoded in one genomic region:
- a CDS encoding SIS domain-containing protein produces MTEQRPGEHMAAEISQQPAILAGIVERQAEIAEVAEAISKRPPRFALLAARGSSDHAALYAKYLIEVLLGLPCGLVSPSTATLYGARPDLRDVLFITVSQSGGSPDLIEVTETARRQGALTVSVTNTPESPLRAAAELGVDIGAGLEKAVAATKTYSATLLSLYLLIDAVRGGKGEDAEKLGELAQQTLDGSVESVQRAVDRYRFVDRVLTTGRGYSYASALEGSLKLAETSYLAARAYSGADLLHGPVAAVDGETAVLAVTSQGHGVGAMQEVLEAVGKRGADVLAVGSASADVPAALRIGVAPSAEEVAPILEILPIQRIALGLSLARGGDPDSPRGLLKVTKTR; encoded by the coding sequence ATGACCGAACAGCGCCCCGGCGAGCACATGGCCGCGGAGATCTCCCAGCAACCCGCCATTCTGGCAGGAATCGTGGAGCGACAGGCCGAAATCGCCGAGGTGGCCGAAGCCATCTCCAAGCGCCCGCCCAGGTTCGCACTCCTCGCCGCCCGGGGCTCCAGCGACCACGCCGCCCTGTATGCGAAGTACCTGATCGAAGTACTCCTCGGTCTCCCCTGCGGTCTCGTCTCACCCTCCACCGCGACTCTGTACGGCGCCCGTCCCGATCTGCGGGACGTTCTCTTCATCACAGTAAGCCAAAGCGGTGGTTCTCCGGATCTCATCGAGGTCACCGAAACCGCGCGTCGCCAGGGAGCGCTGACCGTCTCGGTCACCAACACCCCGGAATCCCCGCTGCGCGCCGCCGCCGAACTCGGCGTCGACATCGGCGCGGGGCTGGAAAAGGCCGTGGCCGCCACCAAGACCTACTCGGCCACCTTGCTTTCGCTTTACCTTCTGATCGACGCGGTCCGCGGCGGCAAGGGCGAGGACGCGGAGAAGCTGGGCGAGCTCGCACAGCAGACCCTCGACGGCTCCGTCGAGAGCGTGCAGCGCGCGGTGGACCGCTACCGCTTCGTCGACCGGGTGCTCACCACCGGCCGCGGCTACTCCTACGCCTCGGCGCTGGAAGGTTCCTTGAAGCTGGCGGAAACCAGCTACCTCGCCGCCCGCGCGTACAGCGGCGCGGACCTGTTGCACGGCCCGGTCGCCGCGGTCGACGGTGAGACCGCCGTGCTGGCCGTGACGAGCCAGGGCCACGGAGTGGGCGCGATGCAGGAGGTCCTCGAAGCCGTCGGCAAACGCGGCGCGGACGTGCTCGCGGTCGGCTCGGCTTCGGCCGACGTCCCCGCGGCGTTGCGGATCGGCGTCGCGCCGTCCGCCGAAGAGGTCGCCCCGATCCTGGAGATCCTGCCGATCCAGCGGATCGCGCTCGGTCTTTCGCTGGCGCGCGGCGGTGACCCGGACAGCCCGCGTGGGCTGCTCAAGGTGACCAAGACCCGGTGA
- a CDS encoding SGNH/GDSL hydrolase family protein codes for MYGFDSYVAIGDSFTEGLNDDLPDGTFRGWADRLAEILAEGRPDFQYANLALRGKMLDEILEEQLPIALEVKPDLVTLCAGGNDIIVPGADVDAVAARLEAGVAKLREAGIPVLIFNGPDTKYLSVMHVLRGKVGIYNAHLWAIADRHGAKMVDMWAMAPLHDRRAWSDDRLHFTPEAHRRIALRAAEVLGVPVADDWREPWPASEQPSTWITSRRSDLEWTKAHLLPWIRRQLKGESMGDGLSPKRPELAPLLPLEQIEPAGVTLPAKDLREIHHHAS; via the coding sequence GTGTATGGATTCGACAGCTATGTGGCGATCGGTGACAGCTTCACCGAAGGACTGAACGACGACCTGCCCGACGGCACCTTCAGGGGCTGGGCGGACAGGCTGGCGGAGATCCTCGCCGAAGGCAGGCCGGACTTCCAATACGCGAACCTCGCCCTCCGCGGGAAGATGCTCGACGAGATCCTCGAAGAGCAGCTGCCCATCGCCCTCGAAGTGAAGCCCGACCTGGTCACCCTGTGCGCGGGCGGCAACGACATCATCGTGCCCGGCGCGGACGTGGACGCCGTCGCCGCGCGGCTGGAGGCGGGGGTCGCCAAGCTGCGCGAGGCCGGGATCCCGGTGCTCATCTTCAACGGGCCGGACACCAAGTACCTGTCCGTGATGCACGTCCTCCGGGGGAAGGTCGGCATCTACAACGCGCATCTGTGGGCGATCGCCGACCGGCACGGCGCCAAGATGGTCGACATGTGGGCGATGGCCCCGCTGCACGACCGCCGCGCCTGGAGCGACGACCGGCTGCACTTCACCCCCGAGGCCCACCGGCGGATCGCGCTGCGCGCGGCCGAGGTCCTCGGCGTCCCGGTCGCCGACGACTGGCGTGAGCCGTGGCCGGCGTCCGAGCAGCCGAGTACCTGGATCACGTCGCGCCGCTCGGACCTCGAATGGACGAAGGCGCATCTGCTGCCGTGGATCCGGCGTCAGCTCAAGGGCGAGTCCATGGGCGACGGCCTGTCCCCGAAGCGCCCCGAACTCGCGCCGCTGCTCCCGCTGGAACAGATCGAGCCGGCGGGCGTCACCCTGCCGGCCAAGGATCTGCGGGAGATCCACCACCACGCGAGCTGA
- a CDS encoding cell envelope biogenesis protein OmpA — protein MPGTRWSRLLPTALLVTLALTAITVWSASDDIEAELAARAKDALADVGVSGGQVSFSGRDANLTGFPPDKAAQAIDAIQRIDGVRTVEISGDTAPPAGPVTTSGEPSGPPAPPSPSPSPAPTSAKPVDKAGFQAEIDRLLAATPITFEPDTTELTADGERGALEIAKLLTDAPRELRFRITGSVATGSDRKLALNRALTVERLLERSGVKRDQAYSTQRRNSDGASGEGRRVDITAEQR, from the coding sequence ATGCCCGGTACACGCTGGAGCCGCTTGCTGCCTACAGCGCTGCTGGTCACGCTCGCCTTGACGGCGATCACCGTCTGGTCGGCCTCGGACGACATCGAGGCCGAGCTGGCGGCACGCGCCAAGGACGCGCTCGCCGACGTCGGCGTCTCCGGCGGCCAGGTGAGCTTCTCCGGCCGCGACGCCAACCTCACCGGTTTCCCGCCGGACAAGGCCGCGCAGGCGATCGACGCCATCCAGCGGATCGACGGCGTCCGGACGGTCGAGATCTCCGGTGACACCGCGCCGCCCGCGGGCCCGGTGACGACCAGCGGTGAGCCGTCGGGCCCGCCCGCTCCGCCGAGCCCCTCGCCCAGCCCGGCGCCGACCTCGGCCAAACCGGTGGACAAGGCCGGGTTCCAGGCGGAGATCGACCGCCTGCTGGCGGCCACGCCGATCACCTTCGAACCGGACACCACCGAACTCACCGCGGACGGCGAACGCGGCGCGCTGGAGATCGCGAAGCTGCTCACCGACGCGCCCCGCGAACTGCGGTTCCGGATCACCGGGTCGGTCGCGACCGGTTCGGACCGGAAGCTCGCGCTGAACCGGGCGCTCACGGTGGAACGGCTGCTGGAGCGCAGCGGGGTCAAACGCGACCAGGCGTACTCCACCCAGCGCAGGAACTCCGACGGCGCGAGCGGCGAGGGCCGCCGCGTCGACATCACGGCGGAACAGAGGTGA
- a CDS encoding MFS transporter — translation MTDLGAGIRWGTPVARGVLATTIVGSGMAMLDGTIINVALPRIGEELEASVAGLQWILDGYLLALAALILVAGSLGDRYGRRRMFLVGVVWFGVASGLCAAATTTEMLVATRILQGIGGALLTPGSLAILQASFAHDDRARAIGAWSGLGGIAAAIGPLLGGILVQVWSWRLAFLINLPLAAVCVLLARRYVPESRDEEATGRPDFLAAAVGAIGLAGLTGALVEAPGRGIGDAVVLVAIVLGVAGLAAFLVIQHRSADPLVPPKLFRDRTFSLANALTFVVYAALGGVMMLMVMQLQVSLGYSPTAAGLAGLPITVIMLLFSGRSGALAQKIGPRTQLVAGPILVGAGMLLLMRVGPGSSYLGSVLPAVVVFGAGLATVVAPVTATVLAAAPDRYAGVASGVNNAIARSGGLLAIAVLPAVAGLSGAAYTDPVALTAGWRTALLVCAALAIGGGLIALGIHNGVLDTPSGGDADESPHPGECLHCGVDSPPTHVRPGHHT, via the coding sequence GTGACTGATCTAGGGGCGGGGATTCGGTGGGGGACGCCGGTGGCGCGCGGCGTGCTCGCCACGACCATCGTCGGCTCGGGGATGGCGATGCTCGACGGGACGATCATCAACGTCGCGCTCCCGAGGATCGGCGAAGAACTCGAAGCGTCCGTCGCGGGCCTTCAATGGATCCTCGACGGCTACCTGCTCGCGCTCGCCGCGCTGATCCTCGTCGCCGGATCGCTCGGGGACCGCTACGGCCGCCGTCGCATGTTCCTCGTCGGCGTCGTCTGGTTCGGCGTCGCCTCCGGGCTGTGCGCCGCCGCGACGACCACCGAGATGCTCGTCGCGACCCGGATCCTCCAAGGGATCGGGGGAGCTTTGCTCACGCCGGGCTCCCTCGCGATCCTGCAAGCGTCCTTCGCCCACGACGACCGGGCCCGCGCGATCGGCGCCTGGTCCGGCCTCGGGGGTATCGCGGCGGCGATCGGCCCGCTGCTCGGCGGGATCCTCGTGCAGGTGTGGTCGTGGCGGCTGGCGTTCCTGATCAACCTGCCGCTGGCCGCCGTCTGCGTCCTGCTCGCCCGGCGCTACGTGCCCGAGTCCCGCGACGAGGAGGCGACCGGGCGTCCCGACTTCCTCGCCGCCGCCGTCGGCGCGATCGGGCTCGCCGGTCTCACCGGCGCGCTGGTGGAAGCGCCGGGACGCGGCATCGGCGACGCCGTCGTCCTGGTGGCGATCGTGCTCGGCGTCGCGGGGCTGGCGGCGTTCCTGGTGATCCAGCATCGCTCCGCCGATCCGCTGGTGCCGCCGAAACTGTTCCGCGACCGGACGTTCAGCCTCGCCAACGCGCTGACCTTCGTCGTCTACGCGGCCCTCGGCGGCGTGATGATGCTGATGGTCATGCAGCTTCAGGTGTCGCTGGGCTATTCGCCGACCGCGGCCGGGCTGGCCGGGCTGCCGATCACCGTCATCATGCTGCTGTTCTCCGGCCGGTCGGGTGCGCTCGCGCAGAAGATCGGGCCGCGTACGCAACTGGTCGCCGGCCCGATCCTGGTCGGCGCCGGCATGCTCCTGCTGATGCGGGTCGGGCCGGGATCTTCGTACCTGGGTTCGGTGCTGCCCGCCGTCGTCGTGTTCGGCGCCGGGCTGGCGACGGTCGTCGCGCCGGTGACCGCGACGGTGCTGGCCGCCGCGCCCGACCGGTACGCCGGCGTCGCCTCCGGGGTCAACAACGCCATCGCCCGGTCCGGTGGCCTGCTCGCGATCGCCGTCCTGCCCGCCGTCGCCGGACTGTCCGGTGCCGCGTACACCGATCCGGTCGCGTTGACCGCGGGCTGGCGGACGGCGTTGCTGGTGTGCGCGGCACTGGCGATCGGCGGCGGGCTGATCGCGCTCGGCATCCACAACGGCGTCCTCGACACGCCTTCCGGCGGCGACGCCGACGAGTCACCGCATCCGGGCGAATGTCTCCATTGCGGGGTCGACTCGCCCCCGACGCACGTCCGCCCCGGGCATCACACGTGA
- a CDS encoding GntR family transcriptional regulator — protein MLETTTASEAGATAGMRGQREPKYWALKQHLLDLLDALPPGSPIPTERALAGEFTVSRTTVRQALADLTAEGRLHRVQGKGTFAAEPKLAQRLQLSSYTEDMRKQGLKPSSKLLEIDELPVEADLAKLLGIRVGAKILRLRRLRLADSQPMALETTHLPLGRFRGLRKHVSAGGSLYAVLREHYGVELERAEETIETALAGPHEAEMLGADVGMPMLLLSRHSFATDGKPVEFARAIYRGDRYKFVTTLLP, from the coding sequence ATGTTGGAGACAACCACCGCGAGTGAGGCGGGCGCTACGGCAGGGATGCGCGGACAGCGCGAACCCAAGTACTGGGCGCTGAAACAGCATCTGCTCGATCTGCTCGACGCGTTGCCCCCGGGCTCGCCGATTCCGACGGAACGGGCACTAGCGGGGGAATTCACCGTTTCGCGCACCACGGTCCGGCAGGCCCTCGCCGACCTCACCGCCGAGGGCAGGCTCCACCGCGTGCAGGGCAAGGGCACCTTCGCCGCCGAGCCGAAACTCGCGCAGCGTCTCCAGCTGTCGTCCTACACCGAGGACATGCGCAAGCAGGGACTCAAGCCTTCTTCCAAGCTCCTGGAGATCGACGAACTGCCCGTCGAAGCCGATCTGGCGAAACTGCTCGGAATCCGGGTGGGTGCGAAGATTCTTCGCCTTCGCCGCCTCCGGCTCGCCGATTCGCAGCCGATGGCCCTCGAGACCACGCATCTCCCGCTCGGCCGGTTCCGCGGTTTGCGCAAACACGTTTCCGCAGGTGGCTCCCTGTACGCCGTGTTGAGGGAGCACTACGGCGTCGAGCTCGAAAGGGCCGAGGAAACCATCGAGACCGCCCTCGCCGGACCGCACGAGGCGGAGATGCTCGGCGCCGACGTCGGAATGCCGATGTTGCTCCTTTCGAGGCATTCCTTCGCCACCGACGGAAAACCGGTCGAGTTCGCGCGCGCGATCTACCGGGGCGACCGTTACAAGTTCGTCACCACGCTGCTTCCTTGA
- a CDS encoding N-acetylglucosamine kinase: protein MNHVIGVDAGGTSTRAIAVDASGAVLGTGRAGGANPNSHPPAEAAARIASAINGALGGLDPAETAACVVGMAGVSKLSDPSIAEIFEAAWKDAGIGPVRTVPDPEVAYASATSSPDGSVLVAGTGSIAGRIRGRRMVSTAGGYGWLLGDEGSAYWLGREAVRSTLDVLGRGGEPGPLARAVLTEALGPSAVDPAAGASLWRALITSANSEAPIRLARFAPFVSEAYREGDPAADEITSRAATLLVTNVMTTRDPGETTPIVLVGGVLSPEGPVGAKVRAELDGIEVLTSTDGVLGAAWLAAVDAYGEGAPRPVLR from the coding sequence GTGAATCACGTCATCGGTGTGGACGCCGGAGGCACGTCGACGCGAGCGATCGCCGTCGACGCCTCCGGCGCCGTCCTCGGCACCGGGCGCGCGGGCGGCGCGAATCCCAATTCCCATCCACCGGCGGAAGCCGCCGCGCGCATCGCGAGCGCGATCAACGGCGCGCTCGGCGGGCTCGACCCGGCCGAGACGGCGGCGTGCGTCGTCGGCATGGCGGGCGTCAGCAAGCTGAGTGATCCGTCGATCGCGGAGATCTTCGAAGCCGCTTGGAAGGACGCGGGGATCGGTCCGGTGCGGACGGTCCCCGACCCGGAGGTCGCCTACGCGTCGGCGACCTCCTCGCCGGACGGTTCGGTCCTCGTGGCGGGCACCGGCTCGATCGCCGGCCGGATCCGCGGCAGGCGGATGGTCTCCACGGCCGGCGGCTACGGCTGGTTGCTCGGTGACGAAGGTTCGGCGTACTGGCTCGGCCGGGAAGCCGTTCGATCCACTTTGGATGTTCTGGGCCGCGGCGGCGAACCCGGTCCGCTCGCGCGCGCCGTGCTCACCGAAGCGCTCGGACCGTCCGCAGTGGACCCAGCGGCCGGGGCCTCGCTGTGGCGCGCGCTCATCACGAGCGCCAATTCCGAAGCGCCGATCCGGCTCGCCAGATTCGCCCCGTTCGTCAGCGAGGCCTACCGCGAAGGCGACCCGGCGGCGGACGAGATCACCAGTCGCGCGGCGACCCTGTTGGTGACGAACGTCATGACCACGCGGGATCCCGGGGAGACGACGCCGATCGTCCTGGTGGGCGGCGTGCTGTCGCCGGAGGGCCCGGTGGGGGCGAAGGTCCGCGCCGAACTCGACGGCATCGAGGTCCTGACCAGCACCGACGGCGTCCTCGGAGCCGCTTGGCTGGCCGCCGTCGACGCCTATGGGGAAGGGGCACCGCGGCCGGTGCTCCGGTGA
- a CDS encoding DUF3159 domain-containing protein — translation MTSRPPRESLAQILGGRRGAIDASIPPAAFVLGWLLAGQSIAWGSGAAIGVAVLLGGYRVARGDKARAVVVSLAAVIAAALIALHTGRAEDFFLIQLLSNVASALLWAASIVVRWPLLGVVVGLVIGQKTRWRRDPALLRAYSRASWVWVFLQYTLRVAVYGSLWWSGQVVALGIARTVLSWPLVAVTVAVSGWVLYRTLPPEHPGLRVVEENEDPSDSEPGGLPRT, via the coding sequence GTGACCTCACGACCCCCGCGCGAGTCGCTCGCCCAGATCCTCGGCGGGCGGCGTGGCGCCATCGACGCGAGCATTCCGCCCGCGGCCTTCGTCCTGGGCTGGCTGCTCGCCGGTCAGTCGATCGCCTGGGGCTCCGGGGCGGCCATCGGGGTGGCGGTGCTGCTCGGCGGCTACCGGGTCGCGCGGGGCGACAAGGCCCGCGCGGTCGTGGTGAGCCTCGCCGCGGTGATCGCCGCCGCGCTGATCGCGTTGCACACCGGCCGCGCCGAAGACTTCTTCCTCATCCAGCTGCTGTCCAATGTGGCCAGCGCGCTGCTGTGGGCGGCCAGCATCGTGGTCCGGTGGCCGCTGCTCGGCGTCGTGGTCGGGCTCGTCATCGGGCAGAAGACCCGCTGGCGCCGTGATCCCGCGCTGCTTCGCGCGTATTCGCGGGCGAGCTGGGTGTGGGTCTTCCTGCAGTACACCTTGCGGGTCGCGGTGTACGGCTCGCTGTGGTGGAGCGGGCAGGTGGTCGCGCTCGGCATCGCGCGGACGGTGCTTTCCTGGCCGCTGGTCGCGGTGACGGTCGCGGTGAGCGGCTGGGTGCTCTACCGCACGCTGCCGCCGGAACATCCCGGTCTGCGGGTGGTGGAGGAAAACGAAGATCCCTCGGATTCCGAGCCCGGTGGGCTGCCCAGGACATAA